The following coding sequences lie in one Xanthomonas hyacinthi genomic window:
- a CDS encoding MFS transporter encodes MVSFPAHPPAAAPPRLPIALFALTAGAFGIGTTEFVIMGLLLQVAADLQVSVPAAGLLISGYALGVFVGAPLLTVASRRWPRKRVLVALMLVFTAGNLACALAPDYATLMAARVVTSLAHGTFFGVGAVVATGLVAPQRKASAIATMFTGLTVATLLGVPAGAWLGLQFGWRATFWAVAAIGLLATAVIATLVPAGDDAALAPPLRAELRAVGRAPVLLGLATTVLGYAGVFTVYTYIQPLLTRVTGLAEGAVSPLLLVFGVGMIAGNVLGGRLADRHPRRALPLTLGLLALVLAALALALRSAPAMVLFTGLLGVAAFATVAPLQLWVLGKAGDAGRHLASSLNIGAFNLGNALGAWLGGLVIGHGGSLAQLPWAAALVTAAGLAVALLALRLSPSLEKDAPAAACAAGGAA; translated from the coding sequence ATGGTCTCGTTTCCCGCGCATCCGCCAGCCGCCGCGCCACCACGGCTGCCGATCGCCTTGTTCGCGCTGACCGCCGGTGCATTCGGCATCGGCACCACCGAGTTCGTGATCATGGGCCTGCTGCTGCAGGTCGCGGCCGACCTGCAGGTCAGCGTCCCGGCCGCCGGGCTGCTGATCTCCGGCTATGCGCTGGGCGTGTTCGTCGGCGCGCCGCTGCTGACCGTGGCCAGCCGGCGCTGGCCGCGCAAGCGCGTGCTGGTGGCGCTGATGCTGGTGTTCACCGCCGGCAACCTGGCCTGCGCGCTGGCGCCGGACTACGCCACGCTGATGGCGGCGCGGGTGGTCACCTCGCTGGCGCACGGCACCTTCTTCGGCGTCGGCGCGGTGGTCGCCACCGGCCTGGTGGCGCCGCAGCGCAAGGCCTCGGCGATCGCCACCATGTTCACCGGACTCACCGTCGCCACCTTACTCGGGGTGCCGGCCGGCGCCTGGCTGGGCCTGCAGTTCGGCTGGCGCGCGACGTTCTGGGCGGTGGCCGCGATCGGCCTGCTCGCCACCGCGGTGATCGCCACGCTGGTCCCGGCCGGCGACGACGCCGCGCTGGCGCCGCCGCTGCGCGCCGAACTGCGTGCGGTCGGCCGCGCGCCGGTGCTGCTGGGGTTGGCGACGACCGTGCTCGGCTATGCCGGCGTGTTCACCGTCTACACCTACATCCAACCGCTGCTGACCCGGGTCACCGGCCTGGCCGAGGGCGCGGTGTCGCCGTTGTTGCTGGTGTTCGGCGTCGGCATGATCGCCGGCAACGTGCTCGGCGGACGCCTGGCCGACCGCCATCCGCGGCGGGCGCTGCCGCTGACCCTCGGCCTGCTGGCGCTGGTGCTGGCGGCGCTGGCCTTGGCGCTGCGCTCGGCGCCGGCGATGGTGCTGTTCACCGGCCTGCTCGGCGTGGCCGCGTTCGCCACGGTGGCGCCGCTGCAGTTGTGGGTGCTGGGCAAGGCCGGCGACGCCGGCCGGCACCTGGCGTCGAGCCTGAACATCGGCGCGTTCAACCTCGGCAATGCGCTGGGCGCGTGGCTCGGCGGCCTGGTGATCGGCCATGGCGGCAGCCTGGCGCAGCTGCCGTGGGCGGCGGCACTGGTCACCGCCGCCGGCCTGGCGGTGGCCCTGCTGGCGCTGAGGCTGTCGCCCTCACTCGAAAAAGATGCACCGGCGGCGGCATGCGCCGCGGGCGGTGCGGCATGA
- a CDS encoding SGNH/GDSL hydrolase family protein: protein MSRRLRQAAVVGTLLGALAAPAGAAERDWIATWQASPQPLWAADFPFPTQTPFNLWRQTVRQVARISLGGESVRVELSNAYGRAPLQIGAAHLALAGDGAAIVPGSDRELRFGGQRAVTIPPGAPVLSDPVALTVPDLARLSVSLYLPQPTAPSTFHWEGLQSAWLASGERTADAALDDATALPVRLFVSGIQVRRADAAGAVVALGDSITDGAASTPGSDRRWPDQLATRLATRRVAVLNAGISGGRVLRDRMGSNALARLDRDVLAQPGVRTLVLLIGINDISWYATPFAPDDAPVSAQELIAGYRQLLQRAQARGLRVIGATLTPFEGALPDTPIRGYYSVDKERVRQQVNAWIRDGNGFDAMIDFDALLRDPAHPTRMLPAFDSGDHLHPGDAGYAAMAEAAARVLGDTRHARAAAAAPR, encoded by the coding sequence ATGAGCCGGCGCCTGCGCCAGGCTGCAGTGGTCGGCACCTTGCTGGGGGCGCTGGCGGCGCCGGCCGGGGCCGCCGAGCGCGACTGGATCGCGACCTGGCAGGCCAGTCCGCAGCCGCTGTGGGCCGCCGACTTCCCGTTCCCGACCCAGACCCCGTTCAACCTGTGGCGGCAGACCGTGCGCCAGGTGGCGCGGATCAGCCTGGGCGGCGAGTCGGTGCGGGTGGAACTGTCCAACGCCTACGGCCGCGCGCCGCTGCAGATCGGCGCCGCGCACCTGGCGCTGGCCGGCGACGGCGCGGCGATCGTGCCCGGCTCGGACCGCGAGCTGCGCTTCGGCGGACAGCGCGCGGTGACCATCCCGCCCGGCGCACCGGTGCTCAGCGATCCGGTCGCACTGACCGTGCCGGACCTGGCCAGGCTCAGCGTCAGCCTGTACCTGCCGCAGCCGACCGCGCCGTCCACCTTCCATTGGGAAGGCCTGCAGAGCGCCTGGCTGGCCTCAGGCGAGCGCACCGCGGATGCGGCGCTGGACGATGCCACGGCACTACCGGTGCGGCTGTTCGTCAGCGGCATCCAGGTGCGCCGCGCCGACGCCGCCGGCGCGGTGGTGGCGCTCGGCGATTCCATCACCGACGGCGCCGCGTCCACCCCGGGCAGCGACCGGCGCTGGCCGGACCAGTTGGCCACGCGGCTGGCGACACGGCGCGTGGCGGTGCTCAACGCCGGCATCTCCGGCGGCCGCGTGCTGCGCGACCGCATGGGCAGCAATGCGCTGGCGCGGCTGGATCGCGACGTGCTGGCGCAACCCGGCGTGCGCACGCTGGTGCTGCTGATCGGCATCAACGACATCAGTTGGTACGCCACGCCGTTCGCGCCGGACGATGCGCCGGTCTCCGCGCAGGAACTGATCGCCGGCTACCGGCAACTGCTGCAGCGCGCGCAGGCGCGCGGTCTGCGCGTGATCGGCGCCACGCTGACCCCGTTCGAGGGCGCGCTGCCGGACACGCCGATCCGCGGTTACTACAGCGTAGACAAGGAGCGCGTGCGCCAGCAGGTCAATGCGTGGATACGCGATGGCAACGGTTTCGATGCGATGATCGATTTCGACGCCCTGCTCCGCGACCCCGCGCACCCCACCCGCATGCTGCCCGCGTTCGATTCCGGCGATCACCTGCACCCCGGCGATGCCGGCTATGCCGCCATGGCCGAGGCCGCCGCGCGCGTGCTCGGCGACACCCGCCATGCGCGCGCGGCCGCCGCTGCGCCGCGCTGA
- a CDS encoding aldo/keto reductase, with the protein MEYRHLGASGFKVPVLSFGTGTFAGSNAFFSAWGNSDVDQARRLIDICLEAGVNLFDSADVYSGGAAESVLGAAIKGRREQVLISTKATFRFDPDDPNSVGSSRFHLLRAVDAALKRLDTDYIDLFQLHGFDAKTPVEETLSTLDDLVRAGKIRYLGVSNFSGWHLMKSLAVADRHGWSRYVANQTYYSLIGRDYEEELMPLGLDQGVGAVVWSPLGWGRLTGKVRRGQPLPDSSRLHDKKVTEAGPPVEDERLYRVVDALEAIAAETGKSVPQIALNWLLQRPTVSSVIIGARNEEQLRQNLGAVGWNLDAAQVQRLDAASAVVPPYPYWHQRGFAERNPRPV; encoded by the coding sequence ATGGAATACCGGCATCTCGGCGCCTCCGGCTTCAAGGTCCCCGTGCTCAGCTTCGGCACCGGCACCTTCGCCGGCTCGAACGCATTCTTCTCTGCCTGGGGCAATTCGGACGTGGACCAGGCGCGGCGCCTGATCGACATCTGCCTGGAGGCCGGGGTCAACCTGTTCGACAGCGCCGACGTCTATTCCGGCGGCGCCGCCGAATCGGTGCTGGGCGCGGCGATCAAGGGCCGCCGCGAACAGGTGCTGATCTCGACCAAGGCCACCTTCCGCTTCGACCCCGACGATCCGAACAGCGTCGGCTCCTCGCGCTTCCACCTGCTGCGCGCGGTCGATGCGGCGCTCAAGCGCCTGGACACCGACTACATCGACCTGTTCCAGTTGCACGGCTTCGACGCGAAGACGCCGGTGGAAGAAACCCTGTCCACGCTCGACGACCTGGTCCGTGCCGGCAAGATCCGCTATCTGGGCGTGTCCAATTTCTCCGGCTGGCACCTGATGAAGTCGCTGGCGGTGGCCGACCGCCATGGCTGGTCGCGCTACGTCGCCAATCAGACCTACTACTCGCTGATCGGCCGCGACTACGAGGAAGAACTGATGCCGCTGGGGCTGGACCAGGGCGTCGGCGCGGTGGTGTGGAGCCCGCTGGGCTGGGGCCGGCTGACCGGCAAGGTCCGCCGCGGCCAGCCGCTGCCGGACAGCAGCCGCCTGCACGACAAGAAGGTCACCGAGGCCGGCCCGCCGGTGGAGGACGAACGCCTGTACCGGGTCGTCGACGCGCTCGAGGCGATCGCCGCCGAGACCGGCAAGAGCGTGCCGCAGATCGCGCTGAACTGGCTGCTGCAGCGGCCCACGGTGAGCAGCGTCATCATCGGCGCGCGCAACGAGGAACAGTTGCGGCAGAACCTGGGCGCGGTCGGCTGGAACCTCGACGCGGCGCAGGTGCAGCGCCTGGACGCGGCCAGCGCGGTGGTGCCGCCGTATCCGTACTGGCACCAGCGCGGCTTCGCCGAGCGCAATCCGCGCCCGGTCTGA
- a CDS encoding zinc-binding alcohol dehydrogenase family protein, producing the protein MKAVALTHYLPIDDPQSLFDTDLPKPPAPTGVDLLVRVEAVSVNPVDTKVRAPKPQVEAQPKVLGYDAAGVVEAVGAEVEGFEPGDEVYYAGDITRAGSNAQYQLVDARIVARKPATLDFAQAAALPLTTLTAWELLFQRMPFDFDDERNRGRRLLVIGGAGGVGSIAIQLARHAGFQVIATASRAQTRDWCLQLGAQQVIDHRQPLAPQLQALGIDQVDAALNLADTDRYWDVLGELVAPQGHVGLIVEPAGALRIGDPYKAKCIGIHWEMMFARARFKTADMIEQHRILARTASLVDAGELRTTLTETLAPIDAANLRQAHRRLESGGSIGKLALVGWG; encoded by the coding sequence ATGAAAGCCGTCGCCCTGACCCACTACCTGCCGATCGACGATCCGCAGTCGCTGTTCGATACAGACCTGCCCAAGCCGCCCGCCCCCACCGGCGTCGACCTGCTGGTGCGGGTGGAGGCGGTATCGGTCAATCCGGTCGATACCAAGGTGCGCGCGCCCAAGCCGCAGGTGGAAGCGCAGCCCAAGGTGCTGGGCTACGACGCCGCCGGCGTGGTCGAGGCGGTCGGCGCCGAGGTCGAGGGCTTCGAGCCGGGCGACGAGGTCTACTACGCCGGCGACATCACCCGCGCCGGCAGCAACGCGCAGTACCAGCTGGTCGACGCGCGCATCGTCGCGCGCAAACCGGCGACGCTGGATTTCGCGCAGGCCGCGGCGCTGCCGCTGACCACGCTGACCGCGTGGGAACTGCTGTTCCAGCGCATGCCGTTCGACTTCGACGACGAGCGCAACCGCGGCCGCCGCCTGCTGGTGATCGGCGGCGCCGGCGGGGTCGGTTCGATCGCGATCCAGCTGGCGCGGCATGCCGGCTTCCAGGTCATCGCCACCGCCTCGCGCGCGCAGACCCGCGACTGGTGCCTGCAGTTGGGCGCGCAGCAGGTGATCGACCATCGCCAGCCGCTGGCGCCGCAGCTGCAGGCGCTGGGCATCGACCAGGTGGACGCGGCGCTGAACCTGGCCGACACCGACCGCTACTGGGACGTGCTGGGCGAACTGGTCGCGCCGCAAGGCCATGTCGGCCTGATCGTGGAGCCGGCCGGCGCGCTGCGCATCGGCGATCCGTACAAGGCCAAGTGCATCGGCATCCACTGGGAAATGATGTTCGCGCGGGCGCGCTTCAAGACCGCCGACATGATCGAGCAGCACCGGATCCTGGCGCGCACCGCCAGCCTGGTCGACGCCGGCGAGCTGCGCACCACGCTGACCGAGACGCTGGCGCCGATCGACGCGGCCAACCTGCGGCAGGCGCACCGGCGGCTGGAATCGGGCGGCAGCATCGGCAAGCTGGCGCTGGTTGGCTGGGGCTGA
- a CDS encoding NADPH-dependent 2,4-dienoyl-CoA reductase, protein MSPASGQPDPSAAYPHLFAPLDLGFTQLRNRVLMGSMHTGLEDRARDFPKLAAYFAERAAGGAGLIVTGGFAPNVVGWLKPFGGKLSWPWEVRPHRQLTRAVHAHAAKICLQLLHAGRYAYHPLSVAPSKLKAPINPFTPRALSARGVERQIGAYARAARLAREAGYDGVEVMGSEGYLINEFVAPRSNRRDDAWGGDASRRMRFAVEIVRQIRAACGPDFIIIYRLSLVDLVEDGSDWPEIVAQAQAIEAAGATLINSGIGWHEARVPTIATSVPRAAFAGVTAKLKPHVRVPLIATNRINMPDVAERILAGGGADMVSLARPLLADPQWPNKARRGQAQAINTCIACNQACLDHVFENKTASCLVNPRAAAETELNYLPTAAPKRIAVVGAGPAGLACATVAAERGHRVTLFDSAAEIGGQFNVAKRIPGKEEFHETLRYFRHRLDATGVDVRLHTTADAAQLAGFDDVVLATGIVPRAVDFPGADHRNVVGYLDVLQGRVQAADKVAIIGAGGIGFDVGEFLVHAGASTALDPARWMAEWGVDPQFEARGALRKPQPEAPARKVWLLQRSAGRPGARLGKTTGWIHRATLKAKGVTLLGGVEYLGMDDAGLRIRVDGAEQLLPVGSVVVCAGQEPRRDLHDALQAAGRKVHLIGGADGAAELDAKRAIAQGSRLAAML, encoded by the coding sequence ATGTCGCCCGCCTCCGGCCAGCCCGATCCATCCGCCGCCTATCCGCACCTGTTCGCCCCGCTCGACCTGGGCTTCACCCAGTTGCGCAACCGGGTGCTGATGGGCTCGATGCACACCGGCCTGGAGGATCGCGCGCGCGACTTCCCCAAGCTGGCCGCGTATTTCGCCGAACGCGCCGCCGGTGGCGCCGGGCTGATCGTCACCGGCGGCTTCGCGCCGAACGTGGTCGGCTGGCTGAAACCGTTCGGCGGCAAGCTGTCGTGGCCGTGGGAAGTGCGCCCGCACCGGCAGCTGACCCGCGCGGTGCATGCGCACGCCGCCAAGATCTGCCTGCAGCTGCTGCATGCCGGGCGCTATGCCTACCACCCGCTGTCGGTGGCGCCGTCGAAGCTGAAGGCGCCGATCAATCCGTTCACCCCGCGCGCGCTGTCCGCACGCGGGGTCGAGCGCCAGATCGGCGCCTATGCGCGCGCCGCGCGGCTGGCGCGCGAGGCCGGCTACGACGGCGTGGAAGTGATGGGCTCGGAAGGCTATCTGATCAATGAGTTCGTGGCCCCGCGCAGCAATCGCCGCGACGATGCCTGGGGCGGCGATGCGAGCAGGCGCATGCGCTTCGCGGTGGAGATCGTGCGCCAGATCCGCGCGGCCTGCGGGCCGGACTTCATCATCATCTACCGGCTGTCGCTGGTGGATCTGGTCGAGGACGGCAGCGACTGGCCGGAAATCGTGGCGCAGGCGCAGGCGATCGAGGCCGCCGGCGCGACGCTGATCAACTCCGGCATCGGCTGGCACGAGGCGCGCGTGCCGACCATCGCCACCTCGGTGCCGCGCGCCGCCTTCGCCGGGGTCACCGCCAAGCTCAAGCCGCATGTGCGGGTACCGCTGATCGCGACCAACCGCATCAACATGCCCGACGTGGCAGAACGCATCCTGGCCGGCGGCGGCGCCGACATGGTGTCGCTGGCGCGGCCGCTGCTGGCCGATCCGCAATGGCCGAACAAGGCGCGGCGCGGCCAGGCGCAGGCGATCAACACCTGCATCGCCTGCAATCAGGCCTGCCTGGACCACGTGTTCGAGAACAAGACCGCCAGCTGCCTGGTCAATCCGCGCGCGGCCGCGGAGACCGAACTGAACTACCTGCCCACCGCGGCGCCCAAGCGCATCGCCGTGGTCGGCGCCGGCCCGGCCGGACTGGCCTGCGCCACGGTGGCCGCCGAGCGCGGCCACCGCGTGACCCTGTTCGACAGCGCCGCGGAAATCGGCGGCCAGTTCAACGTGGCCAAGCGCATTCCAGGGAAAGAGGAATTCCACGAGACGCTGCGCTATTTCCGCCACCGGCTCGACGCCACCGGTGTGGACGTGCGCCTGCACACCACCGCCGATGCGGCGCAGCTGGCCGGTTTCGACGACGTGGTGCTGGCCACCGGCATCGTGCCGCGCGCGGTGGATTTCCCCGGCGCCGATCATCGCAACGTGGTCGGTTATCTCGATGTGCTGCAGGGCCGGGTGCAGGCGGCGGACAAGGTCGCGATCATCGGCGCCGGCGGCATCGGTTTCGATGTCGGCGAGTTCCTGGTCCACGCCGGCGCATCGACCGCGCTGGACCCGGCACGGTGGATGGCCGAATGGGGCGTGGATCCGCAGTTCGAGGCGCGCGGCGCATTGCGCAAGCCGCAGCCGGAAGCGCCGGCGCGCAAGGTGTGGCTGTTGCAGCGCAGTGCCGGCCGTCCCGGCGCGCGCCTGGGCAAGACCACCGGCTGGATCCACCGCGCCACGCTGAAGGCCAAGGGCGTGACCCTGCTCGGCGGGGTCGAGTACCTGGGCATGGACGACGCCGGCCTGCGTATCCGCGTGGACGGCGCCGAACAGCTGCTGCCGGTCGGCAGCGTGGTGGTCTGCGCCGGCCAGGAGCCGCGCCGCGACTTGCACGACGCGTTGCAGGCGGCCGGCCGCAAGGTGCACCTGATCGGCGGCGCCGACGGCGCCGCGGAGCTGGATGCCAAACGCGCCATCGCCCAGGGCAGCCGCCTGGCCGCCATGCTCTGA
- a CDS encoding MFS transporter: MRPSSSRPAPLDRASPLAALPLPMAGLQAYALAHFGKSLLWYAGELLLIYSLTEHAGLGAAAAGLVLALGLLASAAIGLGAGWRLRRHLRDAAGSARLQWLGLSAAALALLLVFAAPLLPPSLRLGYVLVVSLQFRIAYAICDLAQNTLLSLVRWPWRGHDGASALRLAGSGIAALLVSGVVGAVLARGAGGAAFALQASTLLAAVAVLCAWRLRHVLQRGVAAHPVATPDAPVRTEPAPCWRAIPWQPLLSIAAVSLTLPAFTKLAPYVAAYGLLSPGWGSAVLAAYALGSVLVQPLAARLSRRHTPQQRLAWLGMALLLSAPLFALALPALPLLSLLAAAGIGAIGGSAGQLVWAWHAQLTAKRAVAQHALCFAALVASAQVALAAGIAVIGLLLSAVDYRDGHCLLLRWAMAAGPLACGALCLLLALLCAQRPLRRRRLAAAA; the protein is encoded by the coding sequence ATGCGTCCGTCCTCGTCCCGGCCCGCCCCGCTCGACCGCGCTTCGCCGCTGGCGGCGCTGCCGTTGCCCATGGCCGGCCTGCAGGCCTACGCACTGGCGCATTTCGGCAAAAGCCTGCTGTGGTACGCTGGCGAACTGCTACTGATCTATTCGCTGACCGAGCACGCCGGACTGGGTGCGGCGGCGGCCGGGCTGGTGTTGGCGCTGGGCCTGCTGGCCAGTGCGGCGATCGGCCTCGGCGCCGGCTGGCGCTTGCGTCGGCACCTGCGCGATGCGGCCGGCAGCGCGCGCCTGCAATGGCTGGGCCTGAGCGCCGCGGCGCTGGCGCTGCTGCTGGTGTTCGCCGCACCGCTGCTGCCACCCTCGCTGCGGCTGGGGTACGTGCTGGTGGTCAGCCTGCAGTTCCGCATCGCCTACGCGATCTGCGACCTGGCCCAGAACACCTTGCTGAGCCTGGTGCGCTGGCCCTGGCGCGGCCACGACGGCGCCAGCGCGTTGCGCCTGGCCGGCAGCGGCATCGCCGCTCTGCTGGTCAGCGGCGTGGTCGGCGCGGTGCTGGCGCGCGGTGCCGGCGGCGCGGCCTTCGCCTTGCAGGCCAGCACGCTGCTGGCCGCAGTGGCGGTGCTGTGCGCGTGGCGCCTGCGGCACGTGCTGCAGCGTGGCGTGGCGGCGCACCCGGTCGCCACTCCCGACGCGCCTGTGCGCACCGAACCGGCGCCGTGCTGGCGCGCGATCCCGTGGCAGCCGCTGCTGTCGATCGCTGCGGTTTCGCTGACCCTGCCCGCCTTCACCAAACTGGCGCCGTACGTGGCCGCCTACGGCCTGCTGTCGCCGGGCTGGGGCAGCGCGGTGTTGGCGGCCTATGCGTTGGGTTCGGTGCTGGTGCAACCACTGGCGGCGCGGCTGAGCCGGCGGCATACGCCGCAGCAGCGGCTGGCCTGGCTCGGCATGGCGCTGCTGCTGAGCGCGCCGCTGTTCGCGCTGGCGCTGCCGGCGCTGCCGCTGCTGAGCCTGCTGGCCGCCGCCGGCATCGGCGCGATCGGCGGCAGCGCCGGCCAGTTGGTCTGGGCCTGGCATGCGCAGTTGACCGCCAAGCGCGCGGTCGCCCAGCACGCGCTGTGCTTCGCCGCCCTGGTTGCCAGCGCGCAGGTGGCGCTGGCCGCCGGCATTGCCGTGATCGGACTGCTGCTGAGCGCAGTGGACTACCGCGACGGCCATTGCCTGCTGCTGCGCTGGGCAATGGCCGCCGGTCCGCTGGCCTGCGGCGCGCTGTGCCTGCTGCTGGCGCTGCTGTGCGCGCAGCGGCCGCTCAGGCGAAGAAGGCTCGCTGCAGCGGCGTGA
- a CDS encoding cell wall hydrolase — protein sequence MKLAWILWLSQLLPQPAADSLCLSTTVYLEARDQTLRGQQAVAEVALRRLDSGLWGNSMCQVVTARKQFAPGLVKPGTELKNDDAWADAVDVAFAAERNWALPQGQRKEIVPGASHFAAHAIANPSWRNAYQVATIGDHTFYRVQKLRPRNAS from the coding sequence ATGAAACTGGCCTGGATACTCTGGCTGTCGCAGTTGTTGCCGCAACCCGCCGCCGATTCGCTGTGTTTGAGCACCACCGTCTACCTGGAAGCGCGCGACCAGACGCTGCGCGGCCAGCAGGCGGTCGCCGAAGTGGCGCTGCGGCGCCTGGACAGCGGCCTGTGGGGCAACTCGATGTGCCAGGTGGTCACCGCGCGCAAGCAGTTCGCGCCCGGGCTGGTGAAACCCGGCACCGAACTGAAGAACGACGACGCATGGGCCGATGCGGTCGACGTCGCCTTCGCCGCCGAGCGCAACTGGGCGCTGCCGCAGGGCCAGCGCAAGGAGATCGTGCCCGGCGCCAGCCATTTCGCCGCGCATGCGATCGCCAATCCGAGCTGGCGCAACGCCTACCAGGTGGCGACGATCGGCGACCACACGTTCTACCGCGTGCAGAAGCTGCGGCCGCGCAACGCGTCCTGA
- the purT gene encoding formate-dependent phosphoribosylglycinamide formyltransferase: MTTLGTPLSASATRVLLLGSGELGKEVAIELQRFGVEVIAADRYADAPAMQVAHRSHVLDMLDAMALRELIAREQPHLIVPEIEAIHTETLVALEREHGRRVIPTARAARLTMDREGIRRLAAETLGLPTSPYRFVDTPEEYRAAIAAVGLPCVVKPVMSSSGKGQSTLRSEADIDAAWEYAQTGGRAGAGRCIVEGFIDFDYEITLLTVRHAAGTSFCDPIGHWQKDGDYRESWQPQPMSALALQRAQQIARAVTDDLGGWGLFGVELFVNGDAVWFSEVSPRPHDTGLVTLVSQELSEFALHARAILGLPIPVIRQSGPSASCALLAHGEGVPLFGNVAAALQAPDTALRLFGKPGVHGHRRVGVTLARAANIDEARQTARAAAAALRIELQA; encoded by the coding sequence ATGACCACTCTGGGAACCCCGCTGTCCGCTTCCGCCACCCGCGTGCTGCTGCTGGGCTCGGGCGAACTGGGCAAGGAAGTGGCGATCGAACTGCAGCGCTTCGGCGTGGAGGTGATCGCCGCCGACCGCTACGCCGATGCGCCGGCGATGCAGGTGGCGCACCGTTCGCACGTGCTGGACATGCTCGATGCGATGGCGCTGCGCGAGCTGATCGCGCGCGAGCAGCCGCACCTGATCGTGCCGGAGATCGAGGCGATCCATACCGAGACGCTGGTGGCGCTGGAGCGCGAGCACGGCCGGCGGGTGATCCCGACCGCGCGCGCGGCGCGGTTGACCATGGACCGCGAGGGCATCCGCCGCCTGGCCGCGGAGACGCTGGGCCTGCCGACCTCGCCGTACCGTTTCGTGGATACGCCCGAGGAATACCGCGCCGCGATCGCCGCGGTCGGCCTGCCGTGCGTGGTCAAGCCGGTGATGTCGTCCTCGGGCAAGGGCCAGAGCACGCTGCGCAGCGAAGCCGACATCGATGCGGCCTGGGAATACGCGCAGACCGGCGGCCGCGCCGGCGCCGGCCGCTGCATCGTCGAAGGCTTCATCGACTTCGACTACGAGATCACCCTGCTGACCGTGCGCCATGCCGCCGGCACGTCCTTCTGCGATCCGATCGGGCACTGGCAGAAGGACGGCGACTACCGCGAGAGCTGGCAGCCGCAGCCGATGTCGGCGCTGGCGCTGCAGCGTGCGCAGCAGATCGCGCGCGCGGTCACCGACGATCTCGGCGGCTGGGGCCTGTTCGGCGTGGAACTGTTCGTCAACGGCGACGCGGTGTGGTTCAGCGAAGTGTCGCCGCGGCCGCACGACACCGGCCTGGTCACCCTGGTGTCGCAGGAACTGAGCGAGTTCGCGCTGCATGCGCGCGCGATCCTGGGGCTGCCGATCCCGGTCATTCGGCAGAGCGGGCCGTCGGCTTCGTGCGCGCTGCTGGCGCACGGCGAAGGCGTACCCCTGTTCGGCAACGTCGCCGCCGCGCTGCAGGCCCCGGACACCGCGCTGCGCCTGTTCGGCAAGCCCGGCGTGCACGGCCACCGCCGCGTCGGGGTGACCCTGGCGCGCGCCGCGAACATCGACGAAGCCCGCCAGACCGCGCGCGCCGCGGCCGCCGCGTTGCGCATCGAATTGCAGGCATGA
- a CDS encoding aromatic ring-hydroxylating oxygenase subunit alpha, with protein MQSLMPAEAYIDEAWFARERERLMQPLWQFVAPRMLLDKHNAFVRRSVCGVDLVVQNFHGELRAFHNLCLHRQNPLQQQPQGVRPLLCSYHGWRYDADGGVDNIPFHDDAYRLPPQQRACLRLKRHAVACIGNLVFVNLSADPVPIEAQFSLPALDMLRTASEHFDSEVLVATFETNFNWKLAYENLRDALHPRFVHPRTLSRQVKFQVQMDSASIADAHRYHAQGSASQTEHLARLRGFSGGGLDQPLLSLPHYAWHDKVERFGTDDWYLNWLLYPNLHIASGSGGYSFIIEHHQPVSAQRTDLTVYYVTARKKQRYATSDAVLLAHLQGAEKVLREDIEIMESVQSGLHSGAPRAVLGDYEHANMQVERWYMDVMEGRHAL; from the coding sequence ATGCAATCCTTGATGCCGGCCGAAGCCTACATCGACGAGGCATGGTTCGCCCGCGAGCGCGAGCGCCTGATGCAGCCGCTGTGGCAGTTCGTCGCCCCGCGCATGCTACTGGACAAGCACAACGCCTTCGTGCGGCGCTCGGTGTGCGGGGTGGACCTGGTGGTGCAGAACTTCCACGGCGAACTGCGTGCGTTCCACAACCTGTGCCTGCATCGGCAGAACCCGCTGCAGCAACAGCCGCAGGGCGTGCGGCCGCTGCTGTGCAGCTATCACGGCTGGCGCTACGACGCCGACGGTGGCGTCGACAACATCCCGTTCCATGACGATGCCTACCGCCTGCCGCCGCAGCAACGCGCATGCCTGCGGCTCAAACGCCATGCCGTGGCCTGCATCGGCAATCTAGTGTTCGTGAATCTTTCCGCAGATCCGGTGCCGATCGAGGCGCAGTTTTCGCTGCCGGCGCTGGACATGCTGCGGACCGCGTCCGAACACTTCGACAGCGAGGTGCTGGTCGCCACCTTCGAGACGAACTTCAACTGGAAGCTGGCCTACGAGAACCTGCGCGACGCGCTGCACCCGCGCTTCGTGCATCCGCGCACGCTGTCCCGGCAGGTGAAGTTCCAGGTGCAGATGGACTCGGCCAGCATCGCCGATGCGCACCGTTACCACGCGCAAGGCAGCGCCTCGCAGACCGAACACCTGGCCCGGCTGCGCGGTTTCAGCGGCGGCGGACTGGACCAACCCTTGCTGTCGCTGCCGCACTACGCCTGGCACGACAAGGTCGAGCGCTTCGGCACCGACGACTGGTACCTGAACTGGTTGCTGTATCCCAATCTGCACATCGCCTCGGGCTCGGGCGGCTACTCCTTCATCATCGAGCACCACCAGCCGGTGTCCGCGCAACGCACCGACCTCACCGTCTACTACGTCACCGCACGCAAGAAACAACGCTACGCGACCTCCGATGCGGTGCTGCTGGCGCACCTGCAGGGCGCCGAGAAGGTGTTGCGCGAGGACATCGAGATCATGGAAAGCGTGCAATCGGGCCTGCATTCCGGCGCGCCGCGCGCGGTGCTGGGCGACTACGAGCACGCCAACATGCAGGTCGAGCGCTGGTACATGGATGTCATGGAGGGTCGGCATGCCCTCTGA